One Streptomyces lincolnensis genomic region harbors:
- a CDS encoding VOC family protein → MRRVALVTLVVGDYDEAIRFYTGALGFHLVEDTPRPDGSRWVVIRPDARESGTDLLLARAKDEGQRARVGDQTGGRVGFFLHTDDFTRDHARMLAAGVTFLEEPRHEPYGSVAVFQDLYGNRWDLLQPAG, encoded by the coding sequence ATGAGACGCGTCGCCCTGGTCACCCTCGTCGTCGGCGACTACGACGAGGCGATCCGCTTCTACACCGGCGCGCTCGGTTTCCACCTCGTCGAGGACACCCCCCGCCCCGACGGCTCCCGCTGGGTCGTCATCCGCCCGGACGCCCGTGAGTCGGGCACCGACCTGCTGCTGGCCCGCGCCAAGGACGAGGGCCAGCGGGCCCGCGTCGGCGACCAGACCGGCGGGCGGGTCGGCTTCTTCCTGCACACCGACGACTTCACCCGCGACCACGCCCGCATGCTCGCCGCGGGCGTGACCTTCCTGGAGGAGCCCCGGCACGAGCCCTACGGCTCGGTCGCCGTCTTCCAGGACCTCTACGGCAACCGCTGGGACCTGCTCCAGCCCGCCGGCTGA
- a CDS encoding LLM class flavin-dependent oxidoreductase codes for MSLTFHWFLPTNGDSRHVVGGGHGTPATASGRDRPPTVGYLGQIARAAEDLGFVGALTPTGAWCEDAWLTTAMVAQHSERLKFLVAFRPGSVSPTLAAQMASTFQRQTGGRLLLNVVTGGESQEQRAYGDFLDKDDRYRRTGEFLEVVRGLWEGKTVDLHGEHLRVEGAQLARVPEPVPEVYFGGSSPIAGEIAARHVDVYLTWGEPPAQVAEKIAWVRGLAARQGRTLRFGIRLHVITRDTSAQAWAEAERLLKGFDPETVKSVQAGLARSESEGQQRMLALHGGGHRDGLEIHPNLWAGIGLVRGGAGTALVGSHEEVAERIKEYAALGIEEFVLSGYPHLEEAYWFGEGVLPRLAADGFWRHPHGALPAASVQVPFAR; via the coding sequence GTGTCCCTCACCTTCCACTGGTTCCTGCCCACCAACGGCGACAGCCGCCATGTCGTCGGCGGCGGCCACGGCACGCCCGCCACCGCCTCCGGACGGGACCGGCCGCCGACGGTCGGCTACCTCGGCCAGATCGCACGCGCCGCGGAGGACCTGGGCTTCGTGGGCGCGCTCACCCCGACCGGCGCCTGGTGCGAGGACGCCTGGCTGACCACCGCGATGGTGGCCCAGCACAGCGAGCGTCTGAAGTTCCTGGTCGCCTTCCGGCCCGGATCCGTCTCCCCGACCCTCGCCGCGCAGATGGCCTCCACCTTCCAGCGGCAGACCGGCGGCCGGCTGCTCCTGAACGTGGTGACCGGCGGCGAGAGCCAGGAGCAGCGCGCCTACGGCGACTTCCTCGACAAGGACGACCGGTATCGCCGTACCGGTGAATTCCTGGAGGTCGTACGGGGGTTGTGGGAGGGCAAGACCGTCGACCTGCACGGGGAGCACCTCCGGGTCGAGGGCGCCCAGCTGGCCCGGGTGCCGGAACCGGTGCCCGAGGTGTACTTCGGCGGTTCCTCGCCGATCGCCGGGGAGATCGCCGCCCGACACGTCGACGTGTACCTCACGTGGGGAGAACCGCCCGCCCAGGTCGCCGAGAAGATCGCCTGGGTCCGGGGGCTCGCGGCGCGGCAGGGGCGGACGCTGCGGTTCGGCATCCGGCTGCACGTGATCACCCGGGACACCTCCGCACAGGCCTGGGCCGAGGCGGAGCGCCTGCTGAAGGGCTTCGATCCCGAGACCGTGAAGTCCGTACAGGCCGGGCTCGCCCGCAGCGAGTCCGAGGGGCAGCAGCGGATGCTGGCCCTGCACGGCGGCGGCCACCGGGACGGGCTGGAGATCCACCCCAACCTCTGGGCCGGGATCGGGCTGGTGCGCGGGGGAGCGGGGACGGCACTGGTCGGCAGCCACGAGGAGGTGGCCGAGCGGATCAAGGAGTACGCGGCGCTGGGCATCGAGGAGTTCGTCCTGTCCGGGTATCCGCATCTGGAGGAGGCGTACTGGTTCGGGGAAGGAGTGCTGCCGAGGCTCGCCGCGGACGGTTTCTGGCGGCATCCCCACGGCGCCCTGCCCGCCGCGTCCGTGCAGGTGCCGTTCGCGCGGTGA
- a CDS encoding acyl-CoA dehydrogenase family protein gives MTSVSHPLVARARHLADDLLAPHAERVDQEGVPAGHIDAVKRSGLLAVSAPEEYGGVPAAVARETAEILAGACCSTWFVQTQHHTPVATLAKSASPARDRLLGPLARGELLAGVAYAHLRAHPRAPVRAMRTRDGWRFEGTVPWFTGWGLNDVVLLAGVTESDEVLFAFTEARAQPGLRASPPMRLAALTAARTVSLELDGLWLPEEAVVLRQPYEEWAATDRLKTVNASPAVFGIAEAALALLDDATAGPFRARLSAVRAQAHALADQCAPHEHLEDRLALRTQSYAVLQAATTAAVVAGGGRAMSLAGKPQRLAREALFLMVQGQTKESRRAHLKALGSGLT, from the coding sequence ATGACCAGCGTTTCCCACCCCCTCGTCGCCCGCGCCCGCCATCTCGCCGACGATCTGCTCGCCCCGCATGCCGAACGCGTCGACCAGGAGGGCGTCCCCGCCGGCCACATCGACGCGGTGAAACGGTCCGGGCTGCTCGCGGTGAGCGCGCCCGAGGAGTACGGCGGCGTCCCGGCCGCGGTCGCCCGGGAGACCGCGGAGATCCTGGCCGGGGCGTGCTGCTCGACCTGGTTCGTGCAGACCCAGCACCACACGCCGGTGGCGACGCTGGCGAAGAGCGCGTCCCCGGCCCGGGACCGGCTACTGGGCCCGCTGGCCCGTGGCGAACTGCTCGCCGGGGTGGCCTACGCCCATCTGCGGGCCCATCCGCGCGCCCCGGTGCGTGCCATGCGGACACGTGACGGCTGGCGCTTCGAGGGGACGGTGCCCTGGTTCACCGGCTGGGGCCTCAACGACGTCGTGCTGCTCGCCGGCGTCACCGAGTCCGACGAGGTCCTCTTCGCCTTCACCGAGGCCCGCGCCCAGCCGGGTCTGCGCGCCTCCCCGCCGATGCGCCTCGCCGCCCTGACCGCCGCCCGCACGGTCTCGCTGGAGCTGGACGGGCTGTGGCTGCCGGAGGAGGCGGTCGTCCTCCGGCAGCCGTACGAGGAGTGGGCCGCGACGGACCGGCTGAAGACGGTGAACGCCTCTCCGGCGGTGTTCGGAATCGCCGAGGCGGCGCTCGCTCTCCTGGACGACGCGACGGCGGGACCCTTCCGCGCCCGCCTCAGCGCTGTGCGCGCCCAGGCCCATGCCCTCGCCGACCAGTGCGCCCCACACGAGCACCTGGAGGACCGTCTGGCCCTGCGCACCCAGTCCTACGCGGTCCTGCAAGCGGCCACCACCGCGGCGGTGGTGGCCGGGGGCGGCCGCGCGATGAGTCTCGCCGGAAAGCCCCAACGCCTGGCCAGGGAAGCCCTGTTCCTCATGGTCCAGGGTCAGACGAAGGAGTCACGCAGGGCCCATCTGAAGGCTCTGGGAAGCGGCCTCACCTAG
- a CDS encoding SfnB family sulfur acquisition oxidoreductase, with protein sequence MTTKVIADDVEALTVARALADEFRATASERDAERRLPHEEVDRLSASGLLAVTVPAEHGGADVRQETLAEIFRLLASADASLAQIPQSHFVYVNVIRRQGTPRQQEFFHSEVLAGRRFGNAQSEAGTRHVQDIRTRLTPRPDGSHTLTGVKHYATGALFADWIPVLARAEDDTLHVAYVPRDAPGLTVIDDWDGMGQRTTASGTVRLDGVHVPADRVLPHHLTFRGPQLHGAIAQLLHAAIDTGIAGGALAEAAEFVRTRSRPWFESGAETAAEDPLLIQRFGELALQVRASEALLREAARRVDAARADLTEESAAEASIAVAAAKAHAARTAVEVAGALFEVSGTRSALNSLNLHRHWRDARTHTLHDPAHWKIQHIGRYVLNSTKPPRHGLL encoded by the coding sequence ATGACCACGAAAGTCATCGCCGACGACGTCGAGGCCCTGACCGTGGCCCGGGCCCTCGCCGACGAGTTCCGTGCCACCGCCTCCGAGCGGGACGCCGAACGCCGTCTGCCGCACGAGGAGGTGGACCGCCTGTCCGCCTCCGGGCTGCTCGCGGTCACCGTGCCGGCCGAGCACGGCGGCGCCGACGTACGCCAGGAGACCCTCGCCGAGATCTTCCGGCTGCTCGCCTCGGCCGACGCCAGCCTCGCCCAGATCCCGCAGAGCCACTTCGTGTACGTCAATGTGATCCGCCGTCAGGGGACCCCACGGCAACAGGAGTTCTTCCACAGCGAGGTCCTCGCCGGGCGCCGCTTCGGCAACGCCCAGTCGGAGGCGGGCACCCGGCACGTCCAGGACATCCGCACCCGCCTGACCCCCCGCCCCGACGGCTCCCACACGCTGACCGGCGTCAAGCACTACGCCACCGGAGCCCTCTTCGCCGACTGGATCCCCGTGCTCGCCCGCGCCGAGGACGACACCCTGCACGTCGCCTACGTGCCCCGGGACGCCCCGGGCCTGACGGTGATCGACGACTGGGACGGCATGGGCCAGCGGACCACCGCCAGCGGAACCGTCCGCCTCGACGGCGTCCACGTCCCCGCCGACCGTGTCCTGCCGCACCACCTCACCTTCCGGGGTCCCCAACTCCACGGCGCGATCGCCCAGTTGCTGCACGCCGCCATCGACACGGGCATCGCCGGCGGAGCACTCGCCGAGGCCGCCGAGTTCGTACGGACCCGGAGCCGGCCCTGGTTCGAGAGCGGAGCCGAGACCGCCGCCGAGGACCCGCTGCTGATCCAGCGCTTCGGTGAACTCGCCCTCCAGGTCCGGGCGTCCGAGGCGCTGCTGCGCGAGGCGGCCCGCCGCGTGGACGCGGCCCGCGCCGACCTCACCGAGGAGTCGGCGGCCGAGGCGTCCATCGCGGTCGCCGCGGCCAAGGCGCACGCGGCCCGGACGGCGGTCGAGGTCGCCGGCGCGCTGTTCGAAGTGTCCGGCACTCGCTCCGCGCTCAACTCCCTCAACCTGCACCGGCACTGGCGGGACGCCCGCACCCACACCCTGCACGACCCGGCCCACTGGAAGATCCAGCACATCGGCCGCTACGTGCTGAACAGCACCAAGCCACCCCGTCACGGCCTTCTCTGA
- a CDS encoding adenosine deaminase, which yields MTATRVDADVIRRLPKAVLHDHLDGGLRPATVVELADVVGHTLPTTDPEELAAWYVEAADSGDLVRYIATFEHTLAVMQTREGLLRTAEEYVLDLAADGVVYGEVRYAPELNTRGELTMSEVVETVQEGLAAGMAKAAAAGTPVRVGTLLCGMRMFDRVREAADLAVAFRDAGVVGFDIAGAEDGFPPADHLAAFELLRRENVPFTIHAGEAHGLPSIHQALQVCGAQRIGHGVRITEDIPDLASGKLGRLAGWVRDRRIALEMCPTSNLQTGAATSIAEHPITALKELGFRVTLNTDNRLVSGTTMTREMTLLVEEAGWTVEDLRTVTVNALKSAFLPYDERKALIEDVVLPGYTL from the coding sequence ATGACTGCTACGCGCGTAGACGCCGATGTGATCCGCCGCCTCCCCAAGGCCGTCCTGCACGACCACCTCGACGGCGGCCTGCGCCCCGCCACCGTGGTGGAACTCGCGGACGTGGTCGGCCACACCCTGCCCACCACCGACCCGGAGGAACTCGCCGCCTGGTACGTCGAGGCCGCCGACTCCGGTGACCTGGTGCGCTACATAGCCACCTTCGAGCACACCCTCGCCGTCATGCAGACCCGCGAGGGCCTGCTGCGCACGGCCGAGGAGTACGTCCTGGACCTGGCCGCCGACGGCGTCGTCTACGGAGAGGTGCGCTACGCCCCCGAGCTGAACACCCGGGGCGAGCTGACCATGAGCGAGGTCGTCGAGACCGTCCAGGAAGGCCTCGCCGCCGGAATGGCCAAGGCGGCGGCCGCGGGCACCCCGGTCCGCGTCGGCACCCTGCTGTGCGGCATGCGGATGTTCGACCGCGTCCGCGAGGCCGCCGACCTCGCCGTCGCCTTCCGCGACGCCGGTGTCGTCGGTTTCGACATCGCCGGCGCCGAGGACGGCTTCCCGCCCGCCGACCACCTCGCCGCCTTCGAGCTGCTGCGCCGCGAGAACGTGCCGTTCACCATCCATGCCGGCGAGGCGCACGGACTGCCCAGCATCCACCAGGCCCTCCAGGTCTGCGGCGCCCAGCGCATCGGCCACGGCGTCCGCATCACCGAGGACATCCCCGACCTCGCGTCGGGCAAGCTCGGCCGCCTCGCGGGCTGGGTGCGCGACCGCCGTATCGCGCTGGAGATGTGCCCGACGTCCAACCTCCAGACGGGTGCGGCCACCTCGATCGCCGAGCACCCGATCACCGCCCTCAAGGAGCTGGGCTTCCGGGTCACCCTCAACACCGACAACCGGCTGGTGTCGGGCACCACGATGACCCGCGAGATGACCCTGCTGGTCGAGGAGGCGGGCTGGACCGTCGAGGACCTGCGCACCGTCACGGTCAACGCCCTCAAGAGCGCCTTCCTCCCGTACGACGAGCGCAAGGCCCTCATCGAGGACGTCGTCCTGCCGGGCTACACGCTCTGA
- a CDS encoding dienelactone hydrolase family protein — MTERPKSTGAPAHQNVTFPSGGTTAHGYLALPPSGRGPGVIVIQEWWGLTDHIADVADRLAREGFVALAPDLYGGNVAHESQEALRMMQDLPVARGVELLSGAVDHLLSLPEVTSETVGAVGFCMGGGFVLYLAAADPRVSAAVPFYGVIQGEAPDFSGLKARILGHFGELDQAIPKEAVDQLAETIERQSGITPDFRRYPADHAFFNDGRPVYHAESAARAWESTVPFLRERLG; from the coding sequence ATGACCGAACGGCCGAAGTCGACCGGAGCCCCCGCCCACCAGAACGTCACCTTCCCCAGCGGCGGAACCACCGCCCACGGCTATCTGGCGCTGCCGCCCTCGGGGCGCGGCCCGGGTGTCATCGTCATCCAGGAGTGGTGGGGTCTGACCGACCACATCGCCGACGTCGCCGACCGCCTCGCCCGGGAGGGCTTCGTCGCTCTCGCCCCCGACCTCTACGGCGGCAATGTCGCCCACGAGAGCCAGGAGGCCCTGCGGATGATGCAGGACCTGCCGGTGGCCCGCGGTGTGGAGCTGCTCTCCGGCGCCGTCGACCATCTGCTGTCGCTGCCCGAGGTCACCTCGGAGACGGTCGGCGCGGTGGGCTTCTGCATGGGCGGCGGTTTCGTGCTGTACCTCGCCGCGGCCGACCCCCGGGTGAGCGCCGCCGTGCCCTTCTACGGCGTGATCCAGGGCGAGGCTCCCGACTTCTCGGGGCTGAAGGCCCGGATCCTGGGGCACTTCGGCGAGCTCGACCAGGCCATCCCCAAGGAGGCGGTGGACCAGCTGGCCGAGACGATCGAGCGGCAGTCGGGCATCACCCCGGACTTCCGCCGCTACCCGGCCGACCACGCCTTCTTCAACGACGGCCGCCCGGTCTACCACGCCGAGTCGGCCGCCCGCGCCTGGGAGAGCACTGTGCCCTTCCTGCGCGAGCGGCTGGGATGA
- the ssuE gene encoding NADPH-dependent FMN reductase, whose product MATVLSVSGSPSASSRTGKLLRHLDTRLVAQGHRVIPLDVRTIPAEALLGADFRHPAIVRATELFERADGVVIGTPVYKAAYSGVLKALLDLLPQYALTGKTVLPLATGGTTAHVLAIDYALRPVLSSMGAAHIVQGWFTLDKDITAHDDGTIGVAPAAIENLTHVLDQFSTALGRTPLLAAAG is encoded by the coding sequence ATGGCCACCGTCCTGTCCGTCTCCGGCAGCCCCTCCGCCTCCTCCCGCACCGGCAAGCTCCTGCGCCACCTCGACACCCGCCTCGTCGCCCAGGGCCACCGGGTGATCCCGCTCGACGTCCGCACCATCCCGGCCGAGGCGCTGCTCGGCGCCGACTTCCGGCACCCCGCGATCGTGCGGGCCACCGAGCTGTTCGAGCGCGCCGACGGCGTCGTCATCGGCACCCCCGTCTACAAGGCGGCCTACTCCGGCGTCCTCAAGGCGCTCCTCGACCTGCTCCCGCAGTACGCCCTCACCGGCAAGACCGTCCTGCCGCTGGCCACCGGCGGCACCACCGCCCACGTCCTGGCCATCGACTACGCCCTGCGCCCGGTCCTCAGCTCCATGGGCGCGGCGCACATCGTGCAGGGCTGGTTCACCCTCGACAAGGACATCACCGCCCACGACGACGGCACGATCGGTGTCGCCCCGGCCGCGATCGAGAACCTCACCCACGTCCTGGACCAGTTCTCCACCGCCCTGGGCCGCACCCCCCTGCTGGCCGCGGCGGGCTGA
- a CDS encoding class I SAM-dependent methyltransferase, with translation MSERHFDVWSAGEAYERYMGRWSRLVADGFVTWLGRGPGLRWLDVGCGSGALTSAVAARCRPRALLGVERSPGFAATARASAPAPARFAVADAQALPVPDAVFDVAVGGLVLNFLPDPGGAVAEAARAVRPGGLVAAYVWDYAEGMEFLRRFWDAAAAVDPASAALDEGDRFPLCAPEPLRALWDRAGLVETAVAPITVPTLFAGFDDLWEPFLAGQGPAPGYTAALSPAVRARLRESLREAVPAGPDGTIALTARAWAVRGVRPDARA, from the coding sequence GTGAGCGAGCGGCACTTCGACGTGTGGTCCGCGGGAGAGGCCTACGAGCGGTACATGGGCCGGTGGAGCCGTCTGGTGGCGGACGGGTTCGTGACGTGGCTGGGCCGTGGGCCGGGGCTGCGCTGGCTGGATGTGGGCTGCGGCTCGGGGGCGCTGACCTCGGCCGTGGCCGCCCGGTGCCGTCCCCGGGCGCTGCTCGGTGTGGAGCGGTCCCCCGGGTTCGCGGCCACCGCCCGCGCCTCGGCTCCCGCCCCGGCGCGCTTCGCCGTGGCCGACGCGCAGGCGCTGCCCGTGCCGGACGCGGTCTTCGACGTGGCCGTCGGCGGGCTCGTCCTGAACTTCCTGCCCGATCCGGGCGGCGCGGTGGCCGAGGCGGCGCGCGCGGTGCGGCCGGGCGGGCTGGTCGCGGCCTATGTGTGGGACTACGCCGAGGGCATGGAGTTCCTGCGCCGCTTCTGGGACGCGGCGGCCGCGGTGGATCCCGCGTCGGCGGCGCTCGACGAGGGCGACCGGTTCCCGCTGTGCGCCCCGGAGCCCTTGCGCGCGCTCTGGGATCGGGCGGGGCTCGTCGAGACGGCCGTCGCCCCGATCACGGTCCCGACGCTCTTCGCCGGCTTCGACGACCTGTGGGAGCCGTTCCTGGCGGGCCAGGGCCCGGCTCCGGGGTATACGGCGGCACTGTCACCGGCCGTACGGGCCCGGTTGCGGGAATCGCTGCGGGAGGCGGTGCCGGCCGGGCCGGACGGCACGATCGCGCTCACCGCGCGCGCCTGGGCTGTCCGGGGCGTCAGGCCCGACGCGCGAGCCTGA
- a CDS encoding maltokinase N-terminal cap-like domain-containing protein, translating into MAIIHRTTLKPTKLELLTAWLPTRPWYSGGGTPELTKAGGFRLDDPQVEVGIEFMVVTDTSGTEPCAYLVPLTYRGAPLEGAEHALIGTMEHGVLGPRWAYDGCHDPVLVEQLLAFFEGRAEAQAQSVTDTPDREVTRSCDGPAPSGLPTAVTDDDKTTELSFSRGAALRLHRVLRPAPDDPSGVTGRVTGAWNAPDGTRERETFAVLHSGTES; encoded by the coding sequence ATGGCCATCATCCACCGCACCACCCTGAAGCCGACCAAGCTCGAACTGCTCACCGCCTGGCTGCCCACCCGCCCCTGGTACTCCGGCGGCGGCACACCGGAGTTGACCAAGGCCGGCGGATTCAGGCTGGACGACCCGCAGGTCGAGGTCGGGATCGAGTTCATGGTGGTCACCGACACCTCCGGCACCGAGCCCTGCGCCTACCTGGTGCCGCTCACTTATCGCGGCGCCCCGCTGGAGGGAGCCGAGCACGCCCTGATCGGAACCATGGAGCACGGTGTGCTCGGCCCGCGCTGGGCCTACGACGGCTGCCACGACCCGGTGCTGGTGGAGCAGTTGCTTGCCTTCTTCGAGGGCCGGGCCGAGGCGCAGGCACAGAGCGTCACCGACACCCCCGACCGTGAGGTCACCCGCTCCTGCGACGGCCCCGCCCCCTCGGGCCTGCCCACCGCGGTCACCGACGACGACAAGACCACTGAGCTGTCCTTCTCCCGGGGCGCCGCCCTCCGCCTGCACCGCGTCCTGCGCCCGGCCCCGGACGACCCGTCCGGTGTCACCGGCCGGGTCACCGGAGCCTGGAACGCACCGGACGGCACCCGCGAGCGCGAGACGTTCGCCGTCCTCCACAGCGGCACCGAGAGCTAG
- a CDS encoding aldehyde dehydrogenase family protein, translated as MNHPTPEQPADVVARLRATFRTGRTKPVEWRTTQLRRLREMLTDNGADLAAALHADLGKSSAEAFRTEIDFTVREIDHTLDHLADWLRPESAPVPAHLGEDARAWTQYDPLGVVLVIAPWNYPAQLLLAPVVGALAAGNAVVAKPSELAPATSAALARLLPAYLDTDAVAVVEGGVPETTALLAERFDHIFYTGNGTVGRIVMRAAAEHLTPVALELGGKSPAFVDRDTDLDVVADRLVRGKFLNAGQTCVAPDYVLTDPATAAALEPALVRAVETLFGTDPSQSGEYGRIVNERHFDRLTGLLDSGRTVVGGDSDRTTKYLAPTVLADVAPDSPVMREEIFGPILPIVTVPGLDGAIDFITGRDKPLALYVFTESDDTRARIAAETSSGALGHGLPLAHLTVSDLPFGGVGESGMGSYHGRYSIETFSHRKAVLEKPLS; from the coding sequence GTGAACCACCCCACCCCCGAGCAGCCCGCCGACGTCGTGGCCCGGCTGCGCGCCACCTTCCGCACCGGCCGCACCAAGCCCGTCGAGTGGCGTACGACCCAGCTGCGCCGGCTGCGCGAGATGCTCACGGACAACGGCGCGGACCTGGCCGCCGCCCTCCACGCCGACCTGGGCAAGAGCTCCGCCGAGGCCTTCCGCACCGAGATCGACTTCACCGTCCGCGAGATCGACCACACCCTGGACCACCTCGCCGACTGGCTGCGCCCCGAGTCCGCCCCGGTCCCGGCCCACCTCGGCGAGGACGCGCGGGCCTGGACGCAGTACGACCCGCTCGGCGTCGTGCTGGTCATCGCCCCCTGGAACTACCCGGCCCAGCTCCTGCTGGCCCCCGTGGTCGGCGCGCTGGCCGCGGGCAACGCCGTGGTCGCCAAGCCGAGCGAGCTGGCCCCCGCCACCTCCGCAGCCCTGGCCCGCCTGCTGCCCGCCTACCTCGACACCGACGCGGTGGCCGTGGTCGAGGGCGGTGTCCCCGAGACCACGGCCCTGCTGGCCGAGCGCTTCGACCACATCTTCTACACCGGCAACGGCACCGTCGGCCGCATCGTCATGCGTGCCGCCGCCGAGCACCTCACGCCGGTCGCCCTCGAACTGGGCGGCAAATCCCCGGCGTTCGTCGACCGCGACACCGACCTCGACGTCGTCGCCGACCGGCTGGTCCGCGGCAAGTTCCTCAACGCCGGGCAGACCTGCGTCGCCCCCGACTACGTCCTGACCGACCCCGCCACAGCAGCGGCCCTCGAACCCGCCCTCGTCCGCGCGGTCGAGACGCTGTTCGGCACCGACCCGTCGCAGTCCGGCGAGTACGGCCGCATCGTCAACGAACGGCACTTCGACCGGCTGACCGGGCTCCTGGACTCCGGCCGGACGGTCGTGGGCGGCGACAGCGACCGTACGACGAAGTACCTCGCGCCCACCGTCCTCGCCGACGTCGCCCCCGACTCGCCCGTCATGCGGGAGGAGATCTTCGGGCCCATCCTGCCGATCGTGACCGTCCCCGGCCTGGACGGGGCGATCGACTTCATCACCGGGCGCGACAAGCCGCTCGCCCTGTACGTCTTCACCGAGTCCGACGACACCCGGGCCCGGATCGCCGCCGAGACGTCCTCCGGCGCTCTCGGCCACGGACTGCCCCTGGCCCATCTCACCGTCTCCGACCTGCCGTTCGGCGGGGTGGGGGAGAGCGGCATGGGCAGCTACCACGGCCGCTACTCGATCGAGACGTTCAGTCACCGCAAGGCGGTCCTGGAGAAGCCGCTGAGCTGA
- a CDS encoding chitinase, which produces MSRRRISAVVTAVLLGATAPVLLPATPPAAAAVAPAASFVVTEAQFNQMFPNRNSFYTYRGLTAALGAYPGFATTGSDTVKKQEAAAFLANVSHETGGLVHVVEQNTANYPHYCDWSQWYGCPAGQAAYYGRGPIQLSWNFNYKAAGDALGIDLLNNPWLVQNDAAVAWKTALWYWNTQSGPGTMTPHNAMVNQAGFGQTIRSINGSLECDGKNPAQVQSRVDAYRRFTQILGTSTGANLYC; this is translated from the coding sequence GTGTCGAGACGCCGTATCTCCGCCGTGGTCACCGCCGTCCTCCTCGGCGCCACCGCTCCGGTCCTGCTGCCGGCCACTCCGCCCGCGGCCGCGGCCGTGGCACCCGCCGCGAGCTTCGTGGTCACCGAGGCGCAGTTCAACCAGATGTTCCCGAACCGGAATTCCTTCTACACCTACCGCGGTCTGACCGCCGCACTCGGTGCGTACCCCGGCTTCGCCACCACCGGCAGCGACACCGTCAAGAAGCAGGAAGCGGCCGCCTTCCTCGCCAACGTCAGCCACGAGACCGGCGGACTGGTCCACGTGGTCGAGCAGAACACCGCCAACTACCCGCACTACTGCGACTGGAGCCAGTGGTACGGCTGCCCGGCCGGACAGGCCGCCTACTACGGGCGCGGACCGATCCAGCTCAGCTGGAACTTCAACTACAAGGCCGCGGGCGACGCCCTCGGCATCGACCTGCTGAACAACCCCTGGCTGGTGCAGAACGACGCGGCCGTGGCCTGGAAGACGGCCCTGTGGTACTGGAACACCCAGAGCGGTCCCGGCACGATGACCCCGCACAACGCGATGGTCAACCAGGCCGGCTTCGGGCAGACCATCCGCTCCATCAACGGCTCCCTGGAGTGCGACGGCAAGAACCCGGCCCAGGTCCAGAGCCGCGTGGACGCCTACCGCCGGTTCACGCAGATACTCGGCACGAGCACCGGGGCCAACCTGTACTGCTGA
- a CDS encoding oxidoreductase, whose protein sequence is MSSETITADAAGTWKLGDHTVGRIGFGAMRLTGSAAFHLGTASDRERSIAVLRRAIELGVNHIDTAAFYFSSLRSANEIINSALAPYPDDLLIVTKVGPFRNYSGDWGTSARPDDLRGHVEENLRQLGRDHLDVVNLRRMRQDSIAEHFGALAELREEGLIRHLGLSDVEPRHLEEAQSIAPVVCVQNRFGLDSRTPATDELLRICGEQGIAFVPFFAIAGEGASQGATGAHDDAVLAVARAHDASPAQIRLAWTLHQGPHVLAIPGTGNPDHLAENVAAGAIELTDEELDTLNALHRQAD, encoded by the coding sequence ATGAGCTCCGAAACGATCACCGCGGACGCCGCGGGCACCTGGAAACTCGGCGACCACACCGTCGGCCGCATCGGCTTCGGCGCGATGCGGCTGACGGGCAGTGCCGCCTTCCACCTCGGCACCGCGAGCGACCGGGAACGGTCGATCGCCGTGCTGCGCAGGGCGATCGAGCTCGGCGTCAACCACATCGACACGGCCGCCTTCTACTTCTCCTCGCTGCGCTCCGCCAACGAGATCATCAACAGCGCGCTGGCCCCGTACCCCGACGACCTCCTGATCGTCACCAAGGTCGGCCCCTTCCGGAACTACTCGGGGGACTGGGGCACTTCGGCCCGCCCCGACGACCTGCGCGGCCACGTCGAGGAGAACCTGCGCCAGCTCGGACGCGATCACCTCGACGTCGTCAACCTCCGCCGGATGCGGCAGGACTCGATCGCCGAGCACTTCGGCGCCCTCGCGGAGCTGCGCGAGGAGGGCCTGATCCGGCACCTCGGCCTCTCCGACGTCGAACCCCGCCACCTTGAGGAGGCGCAGTCCATCGCGCCCGTGGTGTGCGTGCAGAACCGGTTCGGGCTCGACTCGCGAACCCCCGCCACCGACGAACTCCTGCGGATCTGCGGCGAACAGGGCATCGCCTTCGTGCCGTTCTTCGCCATCGCCGGAGAAGGCGCCTCCCAGGGCGCCACCGGCGCCCACGACGACGCGGTCCTCGCCGTCGCCCGGGCGCACGACGCGAGCCCCGCCCAGATCCGCCTGGCCTGGACCCTCCACCAGGGCCCGCACGTCCTGGCCATCCCGGGCACGGGCAACCCCGACCACCTCGCCGAGAACGTCGCGGCGGGCGCCATCGAGCTCACCGACGAAGAACTGGACACGCTCAACGCCCTGCACCGGCAGGCGGACTGA